A window of Roseateles sp. XES5 genomic DNA:
CTGCAGCACCACCTCGGTCGTGTAGCGGTCGTTTCCAGATTGGTCCTGCCACTTGCGGGTCTGCATCTTGCCTTCGATATAGACCTTCGAGCCCTTGCGGAGATATTGCTCGACGACCTTCGCCATGCCCTCGTTGAAGACGACAATGCTGTGCCACTCGGTCTTTTCCCTACGCTCACCGCTGTTGCGGTCGCGCCAGGTCTCCGATGTGGCGATCCGGAAGTTCGCGATCGGCTTGCCGTCCTGGGTCCGCCGGATTTCCGGATCGGCCCCGAGATTCCCGATAAGGCAAACCTTGTTCAATGAACCTGCCATGTTACTGCATCCCTCCGGCGCGCTGTCGATCGCGCATTTCGCGCATGTCTGTTGTGATTTCATCGAAAAGCATGATGGCCTGCTTGCTGCAGCAACCAACGCAGGCAGCGCCGCCATGCGATGCTTGGATGAGGGCGTTGTGAAAACGTGGCAGCATGGTGAGGAGGTCGGCCTGGAGGTCGATCACCGGCGCTCCGGCCGCGCTTGCCTCGCGGAGAAATGCGATGAAAGCCGTCTGCAAATTTGCGCCGGCGGCCGTGAGCATGGACAGCCTATGCTGCTCCGCGAGATCTGCCACGTAGCGAAGCCATTCGTCCGGATCGGCGGTGCGAGGGGTCATCCGGCCATCTCCCGCAAGGCTTCCTCACGAGCAAGATTCAGCTCCGCCATTTTTTCGGCGGATCCGCCGGGCGCGTCGGGATGGATTTTTTTCGCGCGATCGCGATAGAGGCTGTTGATGGTATTGGTGTCGGTGGTGAGGAAGTTCGGCTCGACACCGAGCACCTGTCGCCAAGGCCGCTTGCCGACCGGTGCCGGAAGCGCTTGGAATCCGGTGAAGGTGGCACGCACGATATGCAAGCCGCCATGACGAAGCTCCGTGCGCCGGCCGTCGACGATGTGATGGATCGCCTGAACGTTGTCTTCGACCTTAGGATAGCGGTCGACGGCGATGCACACCGACATTCCGTCCCATGTGAACCAGACGGCCACGCCAGCGTCGGCCGGCTTATCGACACCGAGCGTCACGTTGGAGGAAATGACAATCTGGTCGACTTTCTTGCCGCTGTCCTGCGCGAACAAATGCAGCGAGCTTTTCACGTTTTTCAGGGCTGCCGAGAGGCTGGTCCGAAATTTCGACGAAGCCCCGGGTTTGGAGCGCGGGATGTTGTGCGGCCAGGTGAGGGGATACGCTGTCGGGTTCATGGGTCACATCACAATCGTCAGGGTTTCGGATGCCCGGGTGATCCCGGTGTAGAGGTGTCGGCCGCGGTCGGCGCCGAAGGTATGGCTCTCGTCGAAGAGGCAGACGTGCGGCCACTGGCTGCCCTGCGATTTGTGGACGGTCAGGGCGTAGCCGAAATCGAACTGCTGCGTGCCGCGCAGTTCCTTCCAATCGACGGTGTGCCCCGTGCCGAGGAAGAATTCCTCGCGAACGCGCACATCGACCGGAGCGGCGTTCTCGAAGTCGAGCGATTTCACCGACATGTGGACGCACTTGTCGTTCAGCGATCCGCGCGGCCGCCGGTTCATGGCGATGACCTTCCAGAGGCCGCCATTGAAAATGCCGAGCGTGGAATCGTTCTTCAGGGCGACGAGGGTGTCGTGCGGCTGCGGCATCGGGCCGCTGTAGCCGGCTAGGTCGCGCAGGCGCTGATTGTACGCAGCGCGCGTCTTGTTCATACCCACGAGGATCTGGTCGTGGGCAAGAACCAGTTCGGAGGTCACGTCTTCGCGACCGATGATGCGAAGCGCGCCAAAATCACCGCGCGTGATCGCTCTGCCTTCGCGCACGGCCGTTGCCGCGCGCAGGATCGGGTTCTCCTGGGCCTGTCGGTGGATCTCGGTCAACATCACGTCCGGTTCGTGATCTGTGAAGAAGCCGCCACCCTTGACCGGCGGAAGCTGCGCAGGGTCGCCCAAGACCAGGACGGGGATGCCGAACGAGAGGAGATCGCGGCCGAGTTCTTCGTCCACCATCGAGCATTCGTCGATGATGAAGAGCTTCACGCCTTGGAATTCGAACTTCGGCCGCTTCAAGAACTTGATCCGGCCTGTCTCCTCGTCAAGGTCGACCTTGTAGATCGTCGAGTGAAGCGTGGTTGCCCCGTCGCACCCGTTCTTCCGCATCACCATAGCGGCCTTGCCGGTGAAGGCCGCATAGTGCACGCGCCCGTCTACCTGCTCAGCGAAATGGCGAGCGAGCGTCGTTTTTCCGGTGCCGGCGTACCCAAAGATGCGGAACACGGGTCGCTCGGCCGTCGCATAGTAAAACCAGCCCGCGACGGCATCGATGGCTGCGGATTGCACGGGGGAGAACTGCATATCAGAAGCTCCGGTCCCAGGAGCTCGACTTCGCGGGTGGCCGACTGACGGTCATGGCGGCATCGCTGCGCCGGTTGATTTCGTTCTGAGCGGCGATCCGGATGCCCTTTCTTAGGTCGCTGGTGATGCACCAGGCCAGCCATCCATCCGGGATCTCGGTGAAGCGCTTGCCCTTGTGCGTGCCGAACGGCATTACGAGCGGGACCGTGTCCGGAGAGGACAGCTCCAGCATCTCCTCGATCGTCAGATGCTTGGTGAGATGGAGGAAGATGCGGGCCGAGACTGCGGCGTCATAGCCGGCCCGGTGGGCATCGCCGTCGACCTCGATGCCGAGGAACGCCTTCAGGGTTTCGTTCTTGTGGTTCGGCGCCTGCGGCCAAACCTTGCGAGCGCATTCCAGCGTGCACACCCATGGGAGGGAAGAGCGAACAAACTGGCGGTCGAAGGCGACATTATGGGCACCGAGCAGCGTGGCGCCGCGCGCCAGCTGCGTGCGGGCATCATTCGGCGACATCGCACCCACCACCATGTCGTCCGTGATCCCGTGGATTGCCGAGACTTTCGGCGGAATTGGGTGTCCGGGATCGACGAATGCGCTCTGCTGGTCGACCTCGATTTTCCAGCCATCGGGATATAGGACGATATCGGTCCAGCC
This region includes:
- a CDS encoding PolC-type DNA polymerase III; this translates as MRHRDDWIPPRAEICEIGWTDIVLYPDGWKIEVDQQSAFVDPGHPIPPKVSAIHGITDDMVVGAMSPNDARTQLARGATLLGAHNVAFDRQFVRSSLPWVCTLECARKVWPQAPNHKNETLKAFLGIEVDGDAHRAGYDAAVSARIFLHLTKHLTIEEMLELSSPDTVPLVMPFGTHKGKRFTEIPDGWLAWCITSDLRKGIRIAAQNEINRRSDAAMTVSRPPAKSSSWDRSF
- a CDS encoding ATP-dependent RecD-like DNA helicase; the encoded protein is MQFSPVQSAAIDAVAGWFYYATAERPVFRIFGYAGTGKTTLARHFAEQVDGRVHYAAFTGKAAMVMRKNGCDGATTLHSTIYKVDLDEETGRIKFLKRPKFEFQGVKLFIIDECSMVDEELGRDLLSFGIPVLVLGDPAQLPPVKGGGFFTDHEPDVMLTEIHRQAQENPILRAATAVREGRAITRGDFGALRIIGREDVTSELVLAHDQILVGMNKTRAAYNQRLRDLAGYSGPMPQPHDTLVALKNDSTLGIFNGGLWKVIAMNRRPRGSLNDKCVHMSVKSLDFENAAPVDVRVREEFFLGTGHTVDWKELRGTQQFDFGYALTVHKSQGSQWPHVCLFDESHTFGADRGRHLYTGITRASETLTIVM
- a CDS encoding single-stranded DNA-binding protein, translated to MAGSLNKVCLIGNLGADPEIRRTQDGKPIANFRIATSETWRDRNSGERREKTEWHSIVVFNEGMAKVVEQYLRKGSKVYIEGKMQTRKWQDQSGNDRYTTEVVLQGFNSTLTMLDGRGEGGGGGRDDQDRDGRGDYDAGRQRRGSGSGQASGGSSYARSMDDDIPFAPEWR
- a CDS encoding J domain-containing protein, with protein sequence MNPTAYPLTWPHNIPRSKPGASSKFRTSLSAALKNVKSSLHLFAQDSGKKVDQIVISSNVTLGVDKPADAGVAVWFTWDGMSVCIAVDRYPKVEDNVQAIHHIVDGRRTELRHGGLHIVRATFTGFQALPAPVGKRPWRQVLGVEPNFLTTDTNTINSLYRDRAKKIHPDAPGGSAEKMAELNLAREEALREMAG